The proteins below are encoded in one region of Lactuca sativa cultivar Salinas chromosome 3, Lsat_Salinas_v11, whole genome shotgun sequence:
- the LOC111884457 gene encoding protodermal factor 1, protein MKRTRGTQSTCLLVWGLVAALLSQNLVFPAFSATFQDEKNFFYFPPYPGVVASPPVVIPTPPIVDPSPPLVPTPPIVDPSPPIGYSNSPPPTHGSGGSTPPAHHTPSHGSGSSGDHHGHGGTPPKNCGNPTPHHSPPKHVDPSPPHHNPSPATPTYHYSPPPSGGGGGGNGGNGGNGGSGGPGGSGGSGTPPTVLPPTTPGLPYPSPPFDPNSPPSGGTCDFWRNHPGVIWGLFGWWGTTVGTAFGVTTLPGTGAHLNLVQALSNTRTDGIGALYREGTASLLNSMVNKNFPYTTSHVKDSFVAAVGSNKAAAAQARVFKLANEGHMKLRN, encoded by the exons ATGAAGAGAACAAGAGGAACCCAAAGCACTTGTTTGCTTGTTTGGGGTCTTGTTGCAGCTTTGCTTTCCCAGAACTTGGTTTTTCCTGCCTTTTCTGCAACCTTTCAAGATGAAAAGAACTTTTTCTATTTCCCTCCATACCCTGGTGTTGTTGCATCTCCACCAGTTGTGATCCCCACTCCTCCCATCGTCGACCCTTCTCCACCACTTGTCCCCACTCCTCCCATTGTCGACCCTTCTCCACCCATAG GTTACTCTAATAGTCCACCTCCTACTCATGGCTCAGGAGGAAGCACACCACCGGCTCATCATACACCGTCTCACGGTAGTGGTAGTAGTGGTGACCACCATGGACATGGAGGAACCCCTCCCAAGAACTGCGGAAACCCTACACCTCATCACTCACCACCAAAGCATGTCGACCCTTCGCCTCCCCATCACAACCCTTCTCCAGCTACTCCTACATATCACTACAGCCCACCAcccagtggtggtggtggtggtggaaacGGTGGTAATGGTGGTAATGGCGGCAGCGGTGGTCCTGGTGGTAGTGGTGGGAGCGGAACGCCACCAACCGTACTTCCACCCACCACTCCTGGTTTGCCATATCCATCACCTCCATTTGACCCGAATTCACCCCCCAGTGGTGGTACATGCGA TTTCTGGAGGAACCACCCAGGGGTCATCTGGGGTCTGTTTGGGTGGTGGGGAACGACGGTAGGCACCGCCTTCGGCGTTACTACTCTTCCCGGAACCGGAGCACATCTCAACTTGGTGCAAGCACTGTCAAACACCCGAACAGATGGCATTGGTGCACTTTACAGGGAAGGAACAGCTTCCCTACTAAACTCCATGGTCAACAAGAACTTCCCGTACACAACCAGCCATGTCAAAGACAGTTTCGTGGCTGCTGTCGGATCCAACAAGGCTGCCGCAGCTCAGGCTCGGGTGTTCAAGCTGGCGAACGAGGGTCATATGAAGCTTAGAAACTAA